In a genomic window of bacterium:
- a CDS encoding fumarylacetoacetate hydrolase family protein, with translation MIRRFVRFSTQSYTGYGLLDEGEEKIREIEGSPFGEHLVTDRWHDQSQVRISPPCQPSKIVAVGLNYRDHARELNLPEPDEPLLFLKPPSAVIGHEGTIIIPAMSQQVEYEGELAIVIGKRAGRVKPEDAADYIAGYTCANDVTARDLQKKDGQWTRAKSFDTFASFGPCLVSGLDADNLGIRTYLNGQLRQSSHTSQLIFSPAFLVSFISRIMTLLPHDIILTGTPAGVGALHPGDVVEVEIECLGRLRNKVITE, from the coding sequence ATGATCAGACGATTTGTACGATTTTCGACCCAAAGTTATACCGGCTATGGCCTGCTGGATGAAGGTGAAGAGAAAATAAGGGAGATAGAGGGCTCTCCATTCGGAGAGCACCTTGTGACCGACCGCTGGCACGATCAGAGCCAGGTCAGGATTTCGCCACCCTGTCAGCCCTCCAAAATCGTAGCCGTAGGGCTTAATTACCGGGACCATGCCAGAGAGTTGAACCTGCCCGAACCGGATGAACCCCTGCTCTTTTTGAAACCACCGAGTGCGGTCATCGGCCACGAAGGGACGATCATCATCCCCGCAATGTCTCAGCAGGTCGAATATGAAGGGGAATTGGCAATTGTCATCGGCAAGCGGGCCGGGAGGGTCAAACCGGAAGATGCGGCTGACTATATTGCGGGCTATACGTGTGCCAATGATGTTACTGCCCGTGACTTACAGAAAAAAGATGGTCAATGGACCAGGGCCAAATCCTTCGACACCTTTGCCAGCTTTGGTCCCTGCCTGGTCTCAGGGCTTGATGCGGATAATCTTGGCATTCGTACCTACCTGAATGGCCAGCTCCGGCAGTCGTCACATACCAGTCAGTTGATTTTCTCTCCCGCTTTCCTGGTGAGCTTTATCTCCCGGATTATGACCCTGCTTCCGCACGATATAATCCTTACCGGCACCCCGGCCGGGGTAGGCGCTCTGCATCCGGGAGATGTGGTGGAGGTGG